Proteins encoded by one window of Collimonas fungivorans:
- a CDS encoding flagellar biosynthetic protein FliQ — protein MHADLALQMMADMFWTGLLVCLPVLALSMLVGLIVSILQVVTQVQEMSLTFVPKLLAAGVALMVFGPWMLHKLAQFSTKLWSDIPSMF, from the coding sequence ATGCACGCCGATTTAGCCTTGCAGATGATGGCAGACATGTTTTGGACGGGATTGCTGGTCTGTTTACCAGTTTTAGCGCTAAGCATGCTGGTTGGCCTGATCGTCAGCATTTTGCAAGTCGTGACACAAGTGCAAGAAATGTCGCTTACCTTCGTGCCGAAGCTTCTTGCCGCAGGCGTTGCCTTGATGGTGTTTGGCCCCTGGATGCTGCACAAGCTGGCCCAATTCTCGACCAAACTCTGGTCCGATATTCCGTCGATGTTCTAG